In a single window of the Haliaeetus albicilla chromosome 25, bHalAlb1.1, whole genome shotgun sequence genome:
- the NIPA2 gene encoding magnesium transporter NIPA2, which produces MSQTRGRYDFCIGLVLAMSSSIFIGGSFILKKKGLLRLARKGSMRAGQGGHAYLKEWLWWAGLLSMGAGEVANFAAYAFAPATLVTPLGALSVLVSAILSSFFLNEKLNLHGKIGCLLSILGSTVMVIHAPQEEEVETLNEMSHKLGDPGFVVFATLVVIVSLILIFVVGPRHGQTNILVYITICSVIGALSVSCVKGLGIAIKELFAGKPVLKHPLSWILLLSLIVCVSTQINYLNRALDIFNTSIVTPIYYVIFTTSVLTCSAILFKEWQHMEADDIIGTFSGFLTIIVGIFLLHAFKDVNFTLANLPLSLRKDDRAANGTLLSTYDCFNHDEESSACLGEIQSTESLSARRNGSLSAF; this is translated from the exons ATGAGCCAAACTCGTGGGAGATATGACTTCTGTATTGGTCTGGTGTTGGCTATGAGTTCCAGCATTTTCATCGGAGGAAGTTTCatcctgaaaaagaaaggcCTTCTCCGGTTAGCTAGGAAAGGCTCCATGAGAGCAG GTCAAGGTGGTCATGCATACCTTAAGGAGTGGCTGTGGTGGGCTGGACTTCTTTCAA TGGGAGCTGGCGAAGTAGCTAACTTTGCTGCCTATGCTTTTGCACCAGCTACGTTAGTGACTCCTTTAGGAGCTCTCAGTGTTCTTGTAAG tgcCATTCTGTCatccttctttttaaatgaaaaacttaaTCTACATGGAAAAATAGGGTGTTTGCTAAGTATACTGGGATCAACTGTGATGGTAATTCATGCTCCACAAGAGGAGGAAGTAGAAACTTTGAATGAAATGTCCCACAAACTAGGTGATCCAG GTTTTGTGGTCTTCGCAACTCTTGTTGTCATTGTGTCTTTAATTCTAATATTTGTGGTGGGACCTCGCCATGGACAGACCAACATTCTTGTGTACATAACAATTTGCTCTGTAATTGGAGCATTATCAGTCTCCTGTGTAAAAGGTTTGGGCATTGCTATAAAGGAACTTTTTGCAGGAAAACCAGTGCTGAAACATCCCTTGTCTTGGATTCTGCTGCTAAGCCTTATTGTCTGTGTGAGCACGCAGATCAACTATTTAAACAGGGCTCTGGATATATTCAACACTTCGATAGTGACTCCAATATATTACGTAATATTTACAACATCTGTTTTAACTTGTTCTGCCATCCTTTTCAAGGAATGGCAACACATGGAGGCTGATGACATTATTGGCACCTTCAGTGGCTTCCTGACTATTATTGTGGGGATCTTTTTATTGCATGCCTTCAAAGATGTTAATTTCACCCTAGCAAATCTGCCCCTTTCTTTGCGCAAAGATGATAGAGCAGCAAATGGTACTTTGCTGAGCACATATGACTGCTTTAATCATGATGAAGAAAGTTCTGCCTGCCTAGGTGAAATACAATCCACTGAGAGTCTCTCAGCCAGGAGAAATGGAAGTCTGTCAGCCTTCTGA